The following coding sequences lie in one Candidatus Methylomirabilota bacterium genomic window:
- a CDS encoding zinc-binding dehydrogenase: MKVATWRGENRFTVDETAEPVAGPGQVVVAVHAAGICGTDIHATQGLFPWTPPLVLGHEYTGVVREVGRGVSRGLVGRPVACEPSYGCGECPECAARRVSQCPRCVRVGGFAERVALPAHCVHPLPRGLDAVTAAMTEPAACCLAGLEQFEMPRGATVLVIGGGIMGLLTMVLARRRGARRLVLSDPIDERRRLARRLGATVVVDPTRESLRERVQALTRGRGADVVCEAVGKPELVAEAVALTKPTGHLQLVGVNPKGSRLPLDLWDVHYREITLGGAFGRGTAFRRALALMPRLGVRRLVTARFPLERIGEAFAHAAAGRGAKTVLMPGAA, translated from the coding sequence ATGAAGGTCGCGACCTGGCGCGGGGAGAACCGCTTCACCGTCGACGAGACCGCCGAGCCCGTCGCCGGGCCCGGCCAGGTCGTCGTCGCCGTCCACGCGGCCGGCATCTGCGGGACGGACATCCACGCCACCCAGGGCCTCTTCCCCTGGACGCCTCCGCTGGTGCTGGGCCACGAGTACACCGGCGTCGTCCGTGAGGTCGGCCGCGGCGTGAGCCGGGGCCTCGTCGGCCGCCCCGTGGCGTGCGAGCCCTCGTACGGCTGCGGCGAGTGCCCGGAGTGCGCCGCGCGGCGCGTGAGCCAGTGCCCGCGCTGCGTGCGCGTGGGCGGCTTCGCCGAGCGCGTGGCGCTGCCCGCGCATTGCGTGCATCCACTGCCCCGCGGTCTCGACGCGGTCACGGCCGCGATGACCGAGCCCGCCGCCTGCTGCCTGGCCGGCCTCGAGCAGTTCGAGATGCCGCGCGGCGCGACGGTGCTCGTCATCGGCGGCGGCATCATGGGGCTCCTCACGATGGTGCTCGCGCGCCGCCGCGGCGCGCGGCGGCTCGTGCTCTCCGATCCGATCGACGAGCGCCGCCGGCTCGCGCGGCGGCTCGGCGCGACCGTCGTCGTGGATCCGACGCGCGAGAGCCTGCGCGAGCGCGTGCAGGCGCTCACGCGCGGCCGCGGCGCGGACGTCGTCTGCGAGGCGGTCGGCAAGCCGGAGCTGGTCGCGGAGGCGGTCGCGCTGACGAAGCCCACGGGGCACCTGCAGCTCGTGGGCGTGAACCCCAAGGGCAGCCGGCTCCCGCTCGACCTCTGGGACGTGCACTACCGCGAGATCACGCTCGGCGGCGCCTTCGGCCGCGGGACCGCGTTCCGCCGGGCTCTGGCCCTCATGCCCAGGCTCGGCGTGAGGCGGCTCGTCACCGCGCGCTTCCCGCTCGAGCGGATCGGCGAGGCGTTCGCGCACGCGGCGGCGGGGCGCGGCGCGAAGACCGTGCTCATGCCGGGCGCGGCGTAG
- a CDS encoding zinc-binding dehydrogenase, with amino-acid sequence MTTNRAVVVDPEAPGRLVIQSVRPSSPERGEAVVRVRAISLNRGEVRRAGMAAAGWRPGWDLAGEIEQPAADGSNPPVGARVVGLLPEGAWAERVAVPTHALAVLPDAVTFSQAATFPVAGLTALHALAKGGQILGRRVLVTGATGGVGDFAVQLARLSGARVTASARRADQVPALRQLGAHDVIVGDEIPPSPKYDLVIESVGGRTLGTALAALARGGVCVTLGVSAGPEVTFDAREFFAAGRTTLYGFYVFTELSAEPAAVGLRRLAELVAAGQLVPHVSLERSWKEIGQVAQDLMARRFPGKAVLTLD; translated from the coding sequence GTGACAACCAATCGCGCCGTCGTCGTCGATCCGGAAGCGCCAGGCCGGCTCGTCATCCAGTCGGTCCGGCCGTCTTCTCCCGAGCGCGGTGAAGCGGTGGTGCGCGTCCGCGCGATCTCGCTCAACCGAGGCGAGGTGCGGCGCGCCGGCATGGCGGCGGCCGGCTGGCGCCCGGGCTGGGACCTGGCCGGCGAGATCGAGCAGCCTGCCGCCGACGGCTCGAACCCACCCGTCGGGGCGCGCGTGGTCGGGCTCCTGCCCGAGGGCGCGTGGGCCGAGCGGGTGGCCGTCCCCACGCACGCCCTCGCCGTGCTGCCCGACGCCGTGACGTTCTCCCAGGCCGCGACCTTCCCCGTGGCCGGGCTCACCGCGCTCCACGCCCTCGCGAAGGGCGGTCAGATCCTCGGGCGTCGCGTCCTCGTCACGGGCGCCACCGGCGGCGTCGGCGACTTCGCGGTGCAGCTCGCGCGGCTCTCCGGCGCCCGCGTGACGGCGAGCGCGCGGCGCGCCGACCAGGTCCCGGCGCTGCGTCAGCTCGGCGCTCACGACGTGATCGTGGGCGACGAGATCCCGCCGTCGCCCAAGTACGATCTGGTGATCGAGTCCGTGGGCGGGCGCACGCTCGGCACGGCGCTGGCCGCCCTCGCGCGGGGCGGCGTCTGCGTCACCCTCGGCGTCTCCGCCGGCCCCGAGGTCACCTTCGACGCGCGGGAGTTCTTCGCCGCCGGGCGCACGACGCTGTACGGCTTCTACGTCTTCACCGAGCTCTCGGCGGAGCCCGCGGCGGTGGGCCTCCGGCGGCTCGCCGAGCTCGTGGCGGCGGGGCAGCTCGTACCCCACGTGAGCCTCGAGCGGTCCTGGAAGGAGATCGGTCAGGTCGCGCAGGACCTCATGGCCCGGCGCTTCCCGGGCAAGGCGGTGCTCACGCTGGACTGA
- a CDS encoding MaoC family dehydratase: protein MDTTTAAAVTVGHELPAVVKEISQRKIDAYSGVRARSIHTDEGWARQKGFRACLAQGMMSTAYVSEMMTRFLGAGFVKGGTMSVAFIKPVYAGDRLTVHGVVKDRRRENGATRVVVEVWCENQHGEKTAVGTASGLSPA, encoded by the coding sequence ATGGACACGACCACCGCCGCCGCCGTCACCGTCGGGCACGAGCTTCCGGCCGTCGTGAAGGAGATCTCGCAGCGCAAGATCGACGCGTACTCGGGCGTGCGCGCGCGCTCCATCCACACCGACGAGGGCTGGGCGCGGCAGAAGGGGTTCCGCGCGTGCCTGGCGCAGGGGATGATGTCCACGGCGTACGTCTCGGAGATGATGACGCGCTTCCTCGGCGCCGGCTTCGTCAAGGGCGGCACGATGTCCGTCGCCTTCATCAAGCCCGTGTACGCCGGCGATCGCCTCACCGTCCACGGCGTGGTCAAGGACCGGCGCCGGGAGAACGGCGCCACGCGCGTGGTCGTCGAGGTCTGGTGCGAGAACCAGCACGGGGAGAAGACGGCGGTCGGCACCGCCAGCGGGCTCAGTCCAGCGTGA